TCACCGTAATATATCTAAATGAAGTTTAATACAGATTTTCTTTTAAAAGATTAAAATGGTAAGTCCAACTCTGGCATTGGCACTGTTGGTTGTTTTGGGAACAATGATTTGATATTTAAGACCTCTTGCTGGTTATCATAAATATGTTTTTTTAAACTTCTATACTCTGTGGGATTCATTGAGTACAATCTTGCATTACCGTAATCAGTTACTTCTTCTACATCAATAATTTTACGCTGAGCCATTTTAGTTAATACCGAGTTGTATCTCTCACTTAAATAATTTTCTAACTTATTCTTTTCTTCCCATTTTTGAATTGTTGAAATGGTATCATCAGACATCCATCTCGCCCCAAAAGTTTGATTTTCTTCTTCCACAACAAAGATAAAGAACAATTGTTCATCCTTATCAAATTCTATTTCATCAAAAATATTAGTTTTTGATAAATTTGTTCCTGCTAAATTACGATTTATATCTTCATCAAAATCAACCCCCTCCAACAAACTGCTTACCTCTTTTGTGATAAAATGTCGGATTTTCCTAGGATCATAAGTTCCATATAATCCACGGTCGTTATCAGATAAATATTCTCTATATTTTTGAACTAACTTTCTCTCATTAATCAATTCTTCTGGTACAGGATTATCTATAAAGAAGATACCTACCCCTCTATGATGTTCTTCATAAAAAACGTTAATTTCCTCAACAGTACCAGACTTATTATTTGGAGTTCTTGTACCAATTCTATTTCCAAATATAGCAATTAAAATATCGCTAGATTTTACTATCTCTTCATTAATTATAGCCTGGCCACTCTTATTGACCGCGTATGAAGCTGTTGAATTATTCTCCCATCTGATAGGCATCAAAACTATGTTTTTCGTATCACTATGTTCGTTATTCCAATCTAAAATCAATTGTTCAACTTCATTCCGTTGCACATGAACATCACCAGGTGAAGCTATAAAAATTTTAATTAATTTTACTGACTTCATTGAAAACCTAACCCCCTTTAATTGTTTTAACAATGCAGAAATTACCAAAGTCTTAAGAAGAACAGTCATGGGATTATTAGAAATGATGCCTTTACAATATATGCCTGCAAATATTTATTTAGAAAGGTTCGATATAATCATATCTAGTTACCTTTTGGCAGCAACTAAAATTTTAAAAACTGTACCATCTTAATGTAGAGTAGAACAAAAAAGACAGCTTTTCATATATATCTTTATTTTTAATAGTCATCATTTTCGCCGATTATTTTAATCAATGCTGCAACAGATTGAATTGAAATGAGGCACATTGTTGCTTCTGTTTTTGTTGCCCCCCTATCATGTGTTAGTTGATTCCCCAAGTCTACTGCAGCCCTTGCAAATTTCCTAGCTTTCTCTGAAGTGTCTTTTAATTCATATTTTAAAAAAGCTTCTAGCATACGCTTTGTATCTGTCTTGCTGGTTTCAACCCCATCTAGTGTGGGATGTTTATCCTTAACATAAACTTGTTGAGCAATGGTAATCAGTGTTTCCCGACCAATCATTCCAATTGCTTGAAACTGCTCCTCTGTTCGTGCCGC
This Virgibacillus phasianinus DNA region includes the following protein-coding sequences:
- a CDS encoding DUF4062 domain-containing protein; the encoded protein is MKSVKLIKIFIASPGDVHVQRNEVEQLILDWNNEHSDTKNIVLMPIRWENNSTASYAVNKSGQAIINEEIVKSSDILIAIFGNRIGTRTPNNKSGTVEEINVFYEEHHRGVGIFFIDNPVPEELINERKLVQKYREYLSDNDRGLYGTYDPRKIRHFITKEVSSLLEGVDFDEDINRNLAGTNLSKTNIFDEIEFDKDEQLFFIFVVEEENQTFGARWMSDDTISTIQKWEEKNKLENYLSERYNSVLTKMAQRKIIDVEEVTDYGNARLYSMNPTEYRSLKKHIYDNQQEVLNIKSLFPKQPTVPMPELDLPF